One stretch of Juglans microcarpa x Juglans regia isolate MS1-56 chromosome 3D, Jm3101_v1.0, whole genome shotgun sequence DNA includes these proteins:
- the LOC121254702 gene encoding ribonuclease 3-like, with amino-acid sequence MELKWSILINLLIVQYLSVVCVSQEFDFFYFVQQWPGAYCDTKQSCCYPKTGKPTADFGIHGLWPNYKDGSYPSNCDPDSVFDKSQLSEIMSSLQKNWPSLSCPSSNGFRFWSHEWEKHGTCSESELDQIEYFEAALKLKEKVNLLEILKNAEIEPDDGFYSLDSIEEAITKAVGHAPGIECNKDSAGHSQLYQVYLCVDTSGSEIIECPVLPKRRCASDVQFAKF; translated from the exons ATGGAACTCAAATGGTCAATCTTGATCAATCTTTTGATAGTACAATATCTCTCAGTTGTTTGTGTTTCACAGGAGTTTGATTTCTTTTACTTCGTTCAACAG TGGCCAGGAGCATACTGCGACACAAAGCAAAGTTGTTGCTATCCTAAGACAGGAAAGCCTACGGCAGATTTCGGCATCCATGGACTTTGGCCTAACTACAAGGATGGCTCATATCCGTCCAACTGCGATCCAGACAGCGTCTTTGATAAATCTCAG CTCTCAGAAATCATGAGCAGTTTGCAAAAGAATTGGCCATCACTTAGCTGCCCGAGTAGCAATGGCTTTAGGTTCTGGTCACATGAATGGGAAAAACATGGGACCTGTTCAGAGTCTGAACTCGACCAGATAGAGTACTTCGAAGCAGCTCTCAAACTGAAGGAGAAAGTAAACCTCCTAGAAATCCTTAAGAATGCTGAAATTGAACCAGATGATGGATTTTACAGTTTAGACAGCATTGAAGAAGCCATTACAAAGGCCGTTGGACACGCCCCTGGTATTGAGTGCAACAAGGATTCAGCAGGCCATAGCCAACTTTACCAAGTTTACCTGTGTGTGGACACTTCAGGGTCTGAAATCATCGAGTGTCCGGTGCTTCCAAAACGCAGATGTGCTTCTGATGTCCAGTTTGCCAAGTTCTAG
- the LOC121254703 gene encoding ribonuclease 1-like, translating into MKHNCSILFKLLILQCLSLLCVSQDFDFFYFVQQWPASYCDTKQSCCYPTSGKPAADFSIHGLWPNFKDGSYPSNCDADSPFNQAELSDLSSNMQKNWPSLACPSSNSVGFWTHEWVKHGTCSESVLDQHGYFASALNLKQRSSLLQSLNRAGIEADGKSYSLQNLKEAIKEAIGYTPWIGCNADASGNSQLYQIYLCVDTSGSDFIECPVFPKGKCSSAIEFPSF; encoded by the exons atgaagcaCAACTGTTCAATCTTGTTCAAGCTTTTAATACTACAATGTCTGTCGCTTCTATGTGTTTCCCAGGACTTTGATTTCTTCTACTTTGTCCAGCAG TGGCCAGCATCGTACTGTGACACAAAGCAGAGTTGTTGCTACCCAACGAGCGGGAAGCCTGCAGCAGACTTCAGCATTCACGGGCTTTGGCCTAATTTCAAGGATGGCTCCTACCCTTCAAACTGCGATGCCGATAGCCCTTTCAATCAAGCTGAG TTATCAGACCTCTCAAGCAATATGCAAAAAAATTGGCCATCACTGGCATGCCCAAGCAGCAATAGCGTAGGGTTCTGGACACACGAGTGGGTGAAACATGGCACATGCTCAGAGTCTGTCCTCGACCAACATGGATACTTCGCATCAGCTCTCAACCTCAAACAGAGATCAAGCCTCCTCCAATCTCTTAACAGAGCAG gaATAGAGGCAGATGGGAAATCTTACAGCCTACAAAACCTCAAGGAAGCCATAAAAGAAGCAATTGGGTATACTCCATGGATAGGGTGCAATGCGGATGCTTCGGGTAACAGCCAGCTTTACCAGATCTACCTGTGCGTGGATACTTCTGGATCAGACTTCATCGAATGTCCTGTGTTTCCCAAGGGAAAATGCAGTTCAGCGATTGAGTTCCCTTCATTTTAA
- the LOC121254704 gene encoding extracellular ribonuclease LE-like: MITCTEAIPYQAERKIEIMISYHSFFVELLVLQCLALASASLGYNFHYFVQQWPGSHPCVTRKSCYPTTGKPATNFSITGFRPYYKDGSSETFCNVSNNPFDLSKISDLTSKMQANWPSLACPCSDSTTGLWSREWDKYGTCSESRYLPGEHAYFKAALDLKDRVNILQILEKSGIQPNGGFYNLSSIHSAIHKAIGYDPWIKCNTDASGNGQLYQIYLCVGRYELTFTECPVLPKTTEDCASAIKFPAF; the protein is encoded by the exons ATGATCACATGCACAGAAGCAATACCATACCAGGctgagagaaaaatagagatCATGATATCTTACCATTCTTTCTTCGTTGAGCTTCTAGTGCTTCAATGCTTAGCACTTGCGTCTGCATCACTTGGATATAATTTCCACTACTTTGTACAGCAG TGGCCGGGATCGCACCCATGCGTCACAAGGAAAAGTTGTTACCCAACAACAGGAAAACCCGCAACAAATTTCAGCATCACTGGGTTTCGGCCATATTACAAAGATGGCTCATCCGAGACCTTCTGCAATGTTTCTAACAACCCTTTTGATCTATCCAAG ATCTCGGACCTGACCTCTAAAATGCAAGCAAATTGGCCATCACTAGCGTGCCCATGCAGCGACAGTACTACAGGCCTATGGTCACGTGAATGGGATAAATATGGAACCTGCTCAGAGTCTAGGTATCTCCCAGGTGAACATGCGTACTTTAAAGCAGCTCTTGATCTCAAAGACCGAGTAAACATCCTCCAAATCCTCGAAAAGTCTG GAATTCAACCAAATGGGGGATTTTACAACTTAAGTAGCATACATAGTGCTATACACAAAGCTATTGGGTACGATCCATGGATAAAATGCAATACTGATGCATCGGGGAATGGCCAACTTTACCAGATTTATCTTTGTGTCGGTCGATATGAACTGACCTTCACGGAATGTCCGGTGCTACCCAAAACTACCGAGGATTGTGCCTCTGCCATTAAGTTCCCAGCTTTCTAG
- the LOC121254705 gene encoding extracellular ribonuclease LE-like: MINSNSAILIIKLLLAQYLAIGCVSQAFDFFYFVQQWPGSYCDTKQSCCYPTTGKPKTDFSIHGLWPNYNDGSYPSNCDPDSPFDRSEISDLISRMQTSWPSLACPSSDGTGFWSHEWEKHGTCSESVLDQHRYFEAALNLKKNVDLLQILESEGIQPDGRSYSLSSISEAIRGATGYAPGIECEVGTSDNSQLYQIYVCVDTSGSNFIKCPVLPSGGCASNVEFPSF; encoded by the exons ATGATCAATTCCAATTCTGCAATCCTCATTATCAAGCTGTTGCTAGCACAATATCTAGCAATTGGTTGTGTTTCTCAGGCTTTCGATTTCTTCTACTTTGTGCAACAG TGGCCAGGATCATACTGCGATACAAAGCAAAGTTGTTGCTATCCAACAACCGGAAAACCCAAGACAGATTTCAGCATCCACGGGCTTTGGCCTAATTACAATGATGGTTCGTACCCCTCCAACTGCGATCCCGACAGTCCTTTCGATCGATCCGAG ATTTCAGATCTAATCAGCAGGATGCAAACAAGTTGGCCCTCACTGGCCTGCCCAAGCAGCGATGGTACAGGGTTTTGGTCACACGAATGGGAGAAACATGGGACTTGCTCCGAGTCTGTCCTTGATCAGCATCGATACTTTGAAGCAGCTCTAAACCTAAAAAAGAACGTAGACCTCCTCCAAATACTTGAAAGTGAAG GAATCCAACCAGATGGGAGATCTTACAGCTTAAGCAGCATAAGCGAAGCAATAAGAGGAGCAACTGGGTATGCTCCAGGCATAGAATGCGAAGTTGGAACATCGGATAACAGCCAGCTATACCAGATATATGTTTGTGTAGACACTTCTGGGTCGAATTTCATCAAATGTCCGGTGCTCCCAAGTGGGGGATGTGCCTCCAACGTTGAGTTCCCTTCCTTCTAG